In Synechococcus sp. A18-25c, a single window of DNA contains:
- a CDS encoding GspH/FimT family protein, translated as MTRSQTGFTLIELLCVVALLGVTASLPLVTSGSDRDRLQLDAAARRLLLGLERARSVARREQMACGIALKRDAWSAPEQEALPGGLPSCPGVSVALQEALHQGPILLHTNLPAVVRVTANGLLLDGGTTVLSHGRLDHTRCLVVSLPLGVSRLGHYQGGPPVQGQRLSSRRCLPDPQEA; from the coding sequence ATGACCCGTTCTCAGACCGGATTCACGTTGATTGAGCTGCTCTGCGTGGTGGCTTTGCTGGGAGTGACGGCGTCGCTTCCCTTGGTCACCAGCGGAAGCGACCGTGATCGGTTGCAGCTCGATGCCGCCGCCCGTCGTCTGTTGCTTGGTTTGGAGCGGGCCCGCTCAGTGGCGCGACGGGAGCAGATGGCCTGCGGCATTGCATTGAAGCGTGATGCTTGGAGTGCCCCAGAGCAGGAGGCGCTTCCGGGTGGATTGCCGTCCTGTCCTGGAGTGTCTGTGGCGTTGCAGGAGGCCCTCCACCAGGGACCGATCCTGTTGCACACCAACTTGCCGGCCGTTGTGCGCGTGACGGCCAACGGGCTGCTGCTGGATGGCGGCACCACGGTGTTGAGCCACGGGCGCCTGGATCACACCCGTTGTTTGGTGGTGAGTCTTCCCCTGGGGGTGAGCAGGCTCGGCCACTACCAAGGAGGCCCGCCAGTGCAAGGGCAACGTCTCAGCAGTCGGCGTTGCCTGCCCGATCCGCAGGAGGCTTGA